The Lycium barbarum isolate Lr01 chromosome 12, ASM1917538v2, whole genome shotgun sequence genome includes a region encoding these proteins:
- the LOC132623473 gene encoding uncharacterized protein LOC132623473 isoform X1, with amino-acid sequence MATTMGRKAAPARNMMAFKSYHSQAQTLVKTYLLADHFIPYTSVFAGIFSCKMVYDLCQLISSFYFRTYTTLTKIQRIEWNNRGMSTVHAIFISAVSTYFAFWSNLFSDHNPDGLLITRSSQLSTFTLGVSDLLLYMLSIVLLYYFRFGFP; translated from the exons ATGGCAACTACAATGGGTAGAAAGGCAGCTCCTGCACGGAATATGATGGCATTTAAATCTTATCACAGTCAGGCTCAGACTCTAGTTAAAACTTATTTGTTAGCAGATCATTTTATACCCTACACTTCTGTCTTTGCGGGCATATTTTCTTGCAAAATG GTCTATGATTTATGTCAACTGATCAGCAGTTTTTACTTTAGGACGTACACTACCCTAACAAAAATTCAAAGGATTGAGTGGAACAACCG TGGCATGTCAACAGTTCATGCCATTTTCATATCTGCTGTGTCCACGTATTTTGCATTCTGGTCCAATCTTTTCTCTGATCACAATCCTGATGGCCTTTTAATCACCAGAAGTTCACAACTATCAACTTTTACATTAGGGGTAAGTGATCTTCTACTGTATATGCTGAGTATTGTCTTGTTATATTACTTCCGTTTTGGGTTTCCTTGA
- the LOC132623473 gene encoding uncharacterized protein LOC132623473 isoform X2 translates to MATTMGRKAAPARNMMAFKSYHSQAQTLVKTYLLADHFIPYTSVFAGIFSCKMVYDLCQLISSFYFRTYTTLTKIQRIEWNNRGMSTVHAIFISAVSTYFAFWSNLFSDHNPDGLLITRSSQLSTFTLG, encoded by the exons ATGGCAACTACAATGGGTAGAAAGGCAGCTCCTGCACGGAATATGATGGCATTTAAATCTTATCACAGTCAGGCTCAGACTCTAGTTAAAACTTATTTGTTAGCAGATCATTTTATACCCTACACTTCTGTCTTTGCGGGCATATTTTCTTGCAAAATG GTCTATGATTTATGTCAACTGATCAGCAGTTTTTACTTTAGGACGTACACTACCCTAACAAAAATTCAAAGGATTGAGTGGAACAACCG TGGCATGTCAACAGTTCATGCCATTTTCATATCTGCTGTGTCCACGTATTTTGCATTCTGGTCCAATCTTTTCTCTGATCACAATCCTGATGGCCTTTTAATCACCAGAAGTTCACAACTATCAACTTTTACATTAGGG TGA